ACTTACCCTTTTAATCAAAGCCGTGAAACATCCATTACATCTCTTCGGTTTCCCTTGTCGATTGGAGGATTCCTTAGTGCCCTGtaagagatgatgggagtattacaGATCGGTTGCCGGCGCCGTTCCGCCTGTGCGCTGCTGCACACTGACCCTTTTCTCCCTCGGCTTGGACGGTCTCGCCAGGGTGCTCCATGCTCCCGTTTTCCTGGGTGGTTTACTTTTCTTTCCTCCCGTTGATCGGATGTCTCGGTTCTTCACAAAATCatcctgaaaaaaaatcataaaatatatcactcccatcatccacagACAGCACActatgtatcactcccatcatccacagacagcacacaatgtatcactcccatcatccacagACAGCACActatgtatcactcccatcatccacagacagcacacaatgtatcactcccatcatccacagacagcacacaatgtatcactcccatcatccacagacagcacacaatgtatcactcccatcatccacagACAGCACActatgtatcactcccatcatccacagacagcacacaatgtatcactcccatcatccacagACAGCACActatgtatcactcccatcatccacagACAGCACgcaatgtatcactcccatcatccacagACAGCACActatgtatcactcccatcatccacagACAGCACgcaatgtatcactcccatcatccacagACAGCACgcaatgtatcactcccatcatccacagACAGCACgcaatgtatcactcccatcacCCACAGAcagcacacaatgtatcactcccatcatccacagACAGCACActatgtatcactcccatcatccacagACAGCACActatgtatcactcccatcatccacagacagcacacaatgtatcactcccatcatccacagACAGCACActatgtatcactcccatcatccacagacagcacacaatgtatcactcccatcatccacagACAGCACActatgtatcactcccatcatccacagACAGCACgcaatgtatcactcccatcatccacagACAGCACgcaatgtatcactcccatcatccacagacagcacacaatgtatcactcccatcatccacagacagcacacaatgtatcactcccatcatccacagacagcacacaatgtatcactcccatcatccacagagcacacaatgtatcactcccatcatccacagaccgcacgcaatgtatcactcccatcatccatggacagcacacaatgtatcactcccatcatctctggATCTCACACagcgtatcactcccatcatccctgatcaTGCAAAATGTAAATCTGTCTCTGTTGACCctagcgaccaatcacagcacagtttTCATTTAGCAGAGAAAATTGTAAGCTATAAGTTGCACTGTGATTGGTCGCTTTGGGCAATAGAGGCAGAACTACTTTTTGGCACTTTTCAAGGAGACTCTGCCCCTCTCTCCGAGTCCCCATCCCTCCTTGTGTCTGTCTCATGTCACGCTCTCTCTATATCATCCCTCTTTCCCTCTCTATCCAAGACTTATAATAAGGCTGCGCTCTCTCTTTCCCTCTATCCAGGACCTATAAGGCTGCGCTCTCTCTGTCGCTCTCTGTCCAAGACCTATAAGGCTGCGCTCTCTCTGTCACTCTTTATCCAGGACCTCTAATAAGGCTGCACTCTCTCTCTGTCGCTCTCTATCCAGGATTTATAATAAGGCTGCGCTCTCTCTGTCCCTCTCTATCCAGGACCTATAAGGCTgcactctctctgtctctctctatccAGGACCTATAAGGCTGCGCTCTCTGTCGCTCTCTATCCAGAACCTATAAGGCTGCGCTCTCTCTGTCCCTCTCTATCCAGGACCTCTAATAAGGCTGCGCTCTCTCTGTCGCTCTCTATCCAGGACCTATAAGGCTGCGCTCTCTCTGTCCCTCTCTATCCAGAACCTATAAGGCTGCGCTCTCTCTGTCCCTCTCTATCCAGGACCTATAAGGCTGCGCTCTCCCTGTCGCTCTCTATCCAGGACCTATAAGGCTGCgctctttctttccctctctatCCAGGACCTATAAGGCTGCGCTCTCTCTGTCGCTCTCTATCCAGGACCTATAAGGCTGCgctctttctttccctctctatCCAGGACCTATAAGGCTGCGCTCTCTCTGTCGCTCTCTATCCAGGACCTATAAGGCTGCgctctttctttccctctctatCCAGAACCTTCTGGGGGAAATTGCCCTGTCGCTCTCTATCCAGGACCTATAAGGCTGCGCTCTCTCTGTCCCTCTCTATCCAGGACCTCTAATAAGGCTGCGTTCTCTGTAGCTCTCTATCCAGGACCTATAAGGCTGCACTCTCTCTGTTCCTCTCTATCCAGGACCTCTAATAAGGCTGCGCTCTCTCTGTCGCTCTCTATCCAGGACCTATAAGGCTGCACTCTGTCGCTCTCTATCCAGGACCTCTAGTAAGGCTGCGCTCTCTCTCAGTCATGTCCTGTGGCCATTGTGGTTACTTACCTGGACTCTCTCATTTGCAGCTTCTTTCTCGGACTCCTCCAGGTCCTGATGAGACGCTGCCACCAACAAGAGGCCCAGAGCGACGCAGCCCAGAACCAGCAGCGCCCTCATCTCCGCGACTCTGCGCTCCCCGCTAAAAACAATGCAAAAGTCTGAAGCAGCCGCAGCCGCAGCCCCTCCCCCTCTTCCCGTGAATGAGCCGCCGGCACCAAACCCCGGACCCTCCCCCTCTGTACTAAGCCACTTATGGGGGCAACATCTGTGGAGAATGCAGTGTACCCCCAACAGAGCAAGGAGGGCagtactgtatcacacaggagaggattagatacacagcagtcagtatcacacaggacaggattagatacacggctcagcagacagtatcacacaggagaggattagatacacggctcagcagacagtatcacacaggagaggattagatacacagctcagcagacagtatcacacaggataggattagatacacagctcagcagacagtatcacacaggagaggattagatacacggctcagcagacagtatcacacaggagaggcttagatacacggctcagcagacagtatcacacgataggattagatacacggctcagcagacagtatcacacaggagaggattagatacacagctcagcagtcagtatcacacaggagaggattagatacacagctcagcagtcagtatcacacaggagaggattagatacacagctcagcagacagtatcacacaggataggattagatacacggctcagcagtcagtatcacacaagagaggattagatacacagctcagcagacagtatcacacaggataggattagatacacagctcagcagacagtatcacacaggagaggattagatacacggctcagcagacagtatcacacaggagaggcttagatacacggctcagcagacagtatcacacgataggattagatacacggctcagcagacagtatcacacaggagaggattagatacacagctcagcagtcagtatcacacaggagaggattagatacacagctcagcagtcagtatcacacaggagaggattagatacacagctcagcagacagtatcacacaggataggattagatacacggctcagcagtcagtatcacacaggagaggattagatatacggctcagcagacagtatcacacaggacaggattagatacacggctcagcagtcagtatcacacaggagaggattagatacacggctcagcagacagtatcacacaggagaggattagatacacggctcagcagacagtatcacacaggagaggattagatacacggctcagcagacagtatcacacaggataggattagatacacggctcagcagacagtatcacacaggacaggattagatacacggctcagcagtcagtatcacacaggagaggattagatacacggctcagcagacagtatcacacaggataggattagatacacggctcagcagtcagtatcacacaggataggattagatacacggctcagcagtcagtatcacacaggagaggattagatacacggctcagcagacagtatcacacaggataggattagatatacagctcagcagtcagtatcacacaggataggattagatacacggctcagcagtcagtatcacacaggataggattagatacatagctcagcagtcagtatcacacaggagaggattagatacacggctcagcagtcagtatcacacaggagaggattagatacacggctcagcagacagtatcacacaggagaggattagatacacggctcagcagtcagtatcacacaggagaggattagatacatggctcagcagacagtatcacacaggataggattagatatacagctcagcagtcagtatcacacaggataggattagatacacggctcagcagtcagtatcacacaggataggattagatacatagctcagcagtcagtatcacacaggataggattagatacacggctcagtagacagtatcacacaggagaggattagatatacggctcagcagacagtatcacacaggagaggattagatacacggctcagcagccagtatcacacagcgtagggttagatacacggctcagcagtcagtatcacacaggataggattagatatacagctcagcagtcagtatcacacaggataggattagatacacagctcagcagtcagtatcacacaggataggattagatacacagctcagcagacagtatcacacaggataggattagatacacggctcagcagacagtatcgcacaggataggattagatacacggctcagcagacagtatcacacaggagaggattagatacacggctcagcagccagtatcacacagcgtagggttagatacatggctcagcagacagtatcacacaggataggattagatacacagctcagcagtcagtatcacataggataggattagatacacggctcagcagacagtatcacacaggataagattagatacacggctcggcagtcagtatcacacaggataggactagatacatggctcagcagtcagtatcacacatgagaggattagatacacagttcagcagacagtatcatacaggataggattagatacacagctcagcagacaacatcacacaggataggattagatacacggctcagcagtcagtatcacacaggagaggattagatacacagctcagcagacagtatcacacaggagaggattagatacacggctcagcagacagtaacacacaggataggattagatacacagctcagcagtcagtatcacacaggataggattagatacacggctcagcagccagtatcacatagcatagggttagatacacgtctcaacagacagtatcacacaggataggattagatacagctcagcagacagtatcacacaggataggattagatacacggctcagcagccagtatcacacagcgtagggttagatacatggctcagcagacagtatcacacaggataggattagatacacggctcagcagacagtatcacacaggataggattagatacacggctcagcagccagtatcacacagcgtagggttagatacacggctcagcagccagtatcacacaggataggattacactatgttccaaattattatgcaaattacatttttctcggcttttcctaaatggtcggtgcaaatgacagtcagtctaataagtcatcacccgttagattatacatcgaattttattgaagaaacctcccagtgataacagtataatctccaaaatgaataaaaccccacaatgcactgttccaaattattaggcccagtagaatttctaaacatttgatataaagaactgaaaatgctcatttgtggaatttgcagcattaggaggtcacattcactgaaccaaaaagctatttacctccagaacctcctaacaggccaagttacatgtaacataggacccttctttgatgtcaccttcacaattctcgcctccattgaacttgtgagtttttggagagtttctgcttgtgtttcttccctcccagagctgctgttttgatgtgaacggcctcccaccctcatagatcttttgcttgatgattctccaaaggttctctatagggttgaggtcaggggaagatggtggccgcaccatgagtttatctccttttatgcccatagcagccaatgactcagaggtttctttgcagcatgagatggggcattgtcagcatgaagatgattttgctcctgaaggcacgtttctgctttttataccatggaggaaagttgtcagtcagaaacgctatatactttgcagaggtcattttcacaccttcaggagccttaaagggccctaccagctgtttctccatgattccggcccaaaacatgactccgccacatccttgctgacgttacagccttgttgggacatggtggccatccaccaaccatcccctactccatccatctggaccgtccagggttgctcgacactcatcagtaaacaagactgcttgaatattagtcttcatgtatgtctgggcccaatacaaccgtttctgcttgtgaaaactgtttaggggtggctgaatagtaggtttatgcaccacagcaagcctttgaaggagcctacaccttgaggttcgagggactccagaggcaccagcagcttcaaatatctgtttgctgctttgtaatggtattttggccgctgctctcttaatccgatgaacttgtctggcagaaatcttcctcattatgcctttatttgcatgaactctgtctatgctctgtttcagtcacaaatctcatcagagttagatgatcactcttaagttttcgtgaaatatctaatgttttcatcccctcaccaaggcattgcactatttgatgctcttcagcagcagagagatcctttttatttcccatattgcttgaaacctgtgacctgcttaataatgtggaatatcatttttgagtagttttcctttaattagaatcacctggaaaactaattatcacatgtgtttaagattgatttcagtgattcattgagccctgagacacaataccatgcatgagcttatttgaaaaacaaaacaaatctttatgacacttaaatccaatttgcataataatttggaacacagtgtagatacacagcagacagtatcacacaggacaggattagatacacggctcagcagacagtatcacacaggataggattagatatacagctcagcagatagtatcacacaggacaggattagatacacggctcagcagacagtatcacacaggacaggattagatacacggctcagcagacagtatcacacaggagaggattagatacacagctcagcagacagtatcacacaggacaggattagatacacggctcagcagacagtatcacacaggacaggattagatacacggctcagcagacagtatcacacaggacaggattagatacacggctcagcagacagtatcacacaggagaggattagatacacagctcagcagacagtatcacacaggataggattagatgcacggctcagcagacagtatcacacaggataagattagatacacagatcagcagatagtatcacgcaggataggattagatacacggctcagcagatagtatcacacgggatagggttagatacacggctcaacagacagtatcacgcaggacaggattagatacacagctcagcagacagtatcacacaggataggattagatacacagctcagcagacagtatcacgcaggagaggattagatacacggctcagcagacagtatcacacaggagaggattagatacacggctcagcagacagtatcacacaggataggattagatacacagctcagcagacagtatcacgcaggacagaattagatacacagctcagcagacagtatcacacaggataggattagatacacggctcagcagtcagtatcacacaggataggattagatacatggctcagcagtcagtatcacacaggataggattagatacacggctcagcagacagtatcacacaggagaggattagatacatggctcagcagtcagtatcacacaggataggattagatacaaagcttagcagtcagtatcacacaggagaggattagatacatagctcagcagtcagtatcacacaggagaggattaggtacacggctcagcagacagtatcacacaggacaggattagatacacagct
This is a stretch of genomic DNA from Ranitomeya variabilis isolate aRanVar5 chromosome 6, aRanVar5.hap1, whole genome shotgun sequence. It encodes these proteins:
- the LOC143781356 gene encoding uncharacterized protein LOC143781356 isoform X2, with the translated sequence MRALLVLGCVALGLLLVAASHQDLEESEKEAANERVQDDFVKNRDIRSTGGKKSKPPRKTGAWSTLARPSKPREKRGTKESSNRQGKPKRCNGCFTALIKREELNKFNPTVRHNRDTEEHVKIKKYLKSKNKEKRRRNKGHKHAHYPTEDPEIGHNKRRKHHRGKKERDRVRNGAFTGLGGISPNMEKMRPDNGNPQDMTE